The Afifella aestuarii genomic interval AGTCCTCGGGCCGATTACTCTTCGACTTGGTCGACGTCAATGCTGCACTTGAGGAAAGACTGCGATGCTGGAATGCGTCAGACGGCGGCAAAAGGCGCGACCACAGTGAAGAGGGGGCGGAAACTGCCGACTTGGCGTGGCCCTTGGCTTCGGCTAACCGAGGGGCATGAACGCAAAAGAAAACAGCGACGGCATTTTGCCCGACAGCGCGATCGAAGCGATGATCGCGGTAGGCGAAATCGATCTCGCCACGCCCCCCGATGCTCGACAGGTGCAGCCGGCGAGTCTTGATCTACGCCTCGGTGAGACAGCCTATCGTGTGCGCGCGAGCTTCCTGCCCGGGCGCGATTGCGCGGTGGAGGAAAAGCTCGACCGCTTCAAGCTGCACGCCTTCGACATCACCGGCGGTGCCGTTCTTGAAACCGGCTGCGTCTATATCGTGCCGTTGCTGGAATCCCTGGCGTTGCCGCAAGAGGTCGCCGCGAGCGCCAATCCGAAAAGCTCGACCGGCCGGCTCGACGTCTTCACGCGGGTGATCGCCGACAATGGCGACGCGTTCGACCAGATCCCGGCGGGCTACCGTGGACCGCTTTATCTGGAGATCTCGCCGCGCACATTCCCGGTTCTCGTCCGCACCGGCTCGCGTCTGGCACAGATCCGCTTCCGCCGCGGCCATGCGCGCCTTTCTGACGAGGAGCTTGGCACGCTGCAGACAACCTCCTTCGTGTCGAGCGACCCGCGCTTTTTCGAAGGTCTCGTTCTCTCCGTCGATCTTGCCGGCGGCGAGGATGGCCTCATCGGCTATCGCGGTAAGCGACACACCGGCGTCATCGATGTCGACCGTCCGGACGCCTATGAGGTTGCCGATTTCTGGGAGCCCTTGCGGCCGAGCGACAAAGCGGGCCTGATCCTCGATCCCGATCAGTTCTATATCCTGGCCTCGCGCGAAGCCGTGCATGTGCCCGCGGAGACGGCGGCGGAGATGGTGCCTTTCGATCCGCTCGTCGGCGAATTCCGTGTGCATTACGCGGGCTTTTTCGATCCGGGCTTCGGCGACGATACGGCGGGCGGCCGCGGCAGCCGGGCGGTGCTGGAGGTGAGGAGCCGGGAGGTGCCGTTCATCCTGGAACACGGGCAGACGGTTGGCCGTCTCGTCTATGAGCGCATGGCGGCGCTACCCAAGGCGCTTTATGGCGCGGGGCTCGGCTCCAATTACCAGGGCCAGGCACTCAAGCTCTCCAAGCATTTTCGCGTCTGAGGGGCGCCTGTCGGGAAGACGCCCGGTCAAAGAGGTGAGCTTGAGGGGAGGTCGGAGGAGAATGGCGCAGTCTTCTCCGCGTCGGGTGTGAAGCCTGGTCTTTGCGCACTCCACTGGCCCCGCTTGTCGCGTTTCGCCGCCGTTTCCGCGTCTTGATAGCGGGCCGCGGTGGCCTTCGCCCAGCCTTGGCTCACCAGCCATTCGCCAAGATCGATATCGCTGAGCCGGCATGATGTCGTCTCTGGCAGTGTCTCCGCCCCCGCCGGGATCGTGCAGTCGATGGCGCGCGCCCGGATGAGGCGCCGCAGCGCCGAGCGTCCCATCATGCCGCACGGCCAGGCCGGCTTGCCGCAGCTCGCATCGGGCGCGAGCGGCTCGATCCCCGCGAGCCTGACGCTGTGTTCGCCGCTTTCGATCTTGCCGAGGCCGGCAACGACGGGGCGGAAGAGGCGCTCGGTTCTTTCCGTTGGCGCGGTCTTTTGCTCCCCCTGCTGCTCCGCCTCGTCTGCGCGGGTGCGTACAGGCTCCGGCGGCTCCACGCGCAGAAGCGGCCCGCTCACCTTGGGACCAAGTGTCATGCCGCGCGGGGTAACATTGCGCGTCGCGGGCTCGACCTCTTGGGGGAGTGCCGGCGGCGCTGCCGTTTGCGGAGCGACTGATGGGTCCTCGGTGCCGTCATCGGGGGCAGGCGAGGGAAGCGCAAAAAGCCCGAAAACGAGCCCGACGACGAGAAGAAGGCTGAGGAGGGTCAGGGCGCGCATCTGGGGCGGCCGAATTTTATTGGCTCGCCCAGATGATGCGTGCGATCCACTCGATCTCGGTCAGCGGCACCACCCGGTCGGGGTGCTCCGGATTGAGCGAATGCAATTCGACGGCGTCCGTCGTCTGCCGTTGCAGGGTCTTGGCCATCACCTCGCCCTCCGTCGTCTTCAGCACGACCCGGTCCCCCGGCCGCAATTGCGAGGTCGGGGAGACGATGATGACATCGCCGTTGCGGTAAAGCGGCAGCATGGAATCGCCGCTGACTTCGAGCGCATAGGAGCCTTCGCTGTCGGCCACCGGCAGGTCGATCTCGTCCCAGCCCTGGCCGACGGGAAAACCACCATCGTCGAAGAAGCCTCCCGCACCGGCCTGGGCAAGGCCGAGAAGCGGCACCTGCGCCGGAGCCGGCAAGCGTACGTCAGCGGCCCGGCCGCCATAGCGCGTGCGCGTCTCTACGAGGCCGACGAATTCCTCGAGCGAGGCTCCGGTCGCCGTCAGAATTTTGGCGATGGATTCTGTCGAGGGCCAGCGGGGCCGCCCATCGGCACTGCATCTCTTGGAACGGTTGAAGGCCGTCGGGTCGAGGCCGGCCTTGCGCGCCAGCCCAGACACAGTGAGACCGTGGCGGCTGGCGAGCGCATCGATGGCGCCCCAAACGGTGGCGTGTGTCCAGACCATGATCGTGGGGCGCTCCCGCCCTGCGCGTGATTAAGGAATATAGTCCTTAATCGGGCAGAAGCACAACTGTGCCGGCGGCCGGCACGAGGGTTTTTCTTGTGTCTCGGGCTTTCTTCCGGCTGGCAAAGCGTTTTCACCCAGCCTTGACACGCTCTCGCAGGGTGCGCTGCGCGGCCAGGAAGGCGGCGACGTTCTCGTCGGGCTCCGGCGGCTCGGCCGTAATCCCGAGGATTTGGAACATTTCCTCCGGCGGTACGAAGCGTTTGCCCTTGCGGTCATAGATGCCGCCCCAGGTCAGTGCCTGGGCGGCAACCTGCCCCTCACCCTTGTCGCCGAGGACGAAACGGTGCTCGCCGACGACGCTCGTTCCCTCCCAGGTGACGATGCGCGAGGTGAGCTGAAAGCGCTGCCACATACGGATTTCGCGCCGGAAGACGATGTTGACGCCGCCGAGCATCGGTGCCCAGCCACGTTTCATCGCCTCGTCCCACAGGCCAAAGCGGCGGAAGAGATCGAAGCGGCCGATATCGGCCAGCATCAGATAGCGACCGTTGGTGATATGGAGATTGGTGTCGCAATCCCACGGCCAGGTGAGAAACGACAATTCCGAGACACCGAACGGAACGGGAAGAGGGGCCTTCGTTCCCGAAAGCCCCAACTTCAGAAGTCTACCCCAAACATACATCAGCTAGACATCGACCCTAGGCCGCCCTTTCGCGCTCGTCCGTCCTGCCGAAGCGGCCGTAAAACGTCTCGCCCTTTTCCGCCATCTCTTTCAAAAGCGCGTTCGGTTTGAAGCGTGGCCCGTATCTCTCGGCGAGCCTCTCCGCCTTCGCGACGAACTCCTTGAGACCCATGAAGTCGATATAAGAGAGCGTTCCGCCGGTGAAGGGTGCAAAGCCGAAGCCAAGGATCGAGCCGAGATCGGCCTCGCGCGGATCCTCGATTACGCCTTCTTCGACGGTACGGGCCGCTTCGAGCGCCTGCGTGACGAGAAGGCGTTCCTTCAACTCCGCGAAATCGAAGCCGTCCGCCGATTTCGGTGTCACGATCTCGGAAAGCCCCGGCCACAGGTGCTTGTCCTTGCCGGCGTAATCATAGAAGCCCTTGCCGTTCTTGCGGCCGAAGCGTTCGCGGCTTTCCACCATCTCCGACAAGAGGCGCTTCTGCTCGGCCGAGACG includes:
- a CDS encoding 2'-deoxycytidine 5'-triphosphate deaminase, which produces MNAKENSDGILPDSAIEAMIAVGEIDLATPPDARQVQPASLDLRLGETAYRVRASFLPGRDCAVEEKLDRFKLHAFDITGGAVLETGCVYIVPLLESLALPQEVAASANPKSSTGRLDVFTRVIADNGDAFDQIPAGYRGPLYLEISPRTFPVLVRTGSRLAQIRFRRGHARLSDEELGTLQTTSFVSSDPRFFEGLVLSVDLAGGEDGLIGYRGKRHTGVIDVDRPDAYEVADFWEPLRPSDKAGLILDPDQFYILASREAVHVPAETAAEMVPFDPLVGEFRVHYAGFFDPGFGDDTAGGRGSRAVLEVRSREVPFILEHGQTVGRLVYERMAALPKALYGAGLGSNYQGQALKLSKHFRV
- a CDS encoding thermonuclease family protein encodes the protein MRALTLLSLLLVVGLVFGLFALPSPAPDDGTEDPSVAPQTAAPPALPQEVEPATRNVTPRGMTLGPKVSGPLLRVEPPEPVRTRADEAEQQGEQKTAPTERTERLFRPVVAGLGKIESGEHSVRLAGIEPLAPDASCGKPAWPCGMMGRSALRRLIRARAIDCTIPAGAETLPETTSCRLSDIDLGEWLVSQGWAKATAARYQDAETAAKRDKRGQWSAQRPGFTPDAEKTAPFSSDLPSSSPL
- a CDS encoding S24 family peptidase, whose amino-acid sequence is MVWTHATVWGAIDALASRHGLTVSGLARKAGLDPTAFNRSKRCSADGRPRWPSTESIAKILTATGASLEEFVGLVETRTRYGGRAADVRLPAPAQVPLLGLAQAGAGGFFDDGGFPVGQGWDEIDLPVADSEGSYALEVSGDSMLPLYRNGDVIIVSPTSQLRPGDRVVLKTTEGEVMAKTLQRQTTDAVELHSLNPEHPDRVVPLTEIEWIARIIWASQ
- a CDS encoding thioesterase family protein — its product is MYVWGRLLKLGLSGTKAPLPVPFGVSELSFLTWPWDCDTNLHITNGRYLMLADIGRFDLFRRFGLWDEAMKRGWAPMLGGVNIVFRREIRMWQRFQLTSRIVTWEGTSVVGEHRFVLGDKGEGQVAAQALTWGGIYDRKGKRFVPPEEMFQILGITAEPPEPDENVAAFLAAQRTLRERVKAG